The proteins below come from a single Uloborus diversus isolate 005 chromosome 10, Udiv.v.3.1, whole genome shotgun sequence genomic window:
- the LOC129231551 gene encoding protein tyrosine phosphatase domain-containing protein 1-like, with product MASELEAALPPITAVGRQPVNYGHPPSARYGKLSEKIRRTAPGEFQCSVFCGGKKCKYDTASWHKEDMAINGIYSHWITNDILAMARPNTEAIEKYNIIQQFKDKGISSIINLQMPGEHSSCGTALDPSGFSYNPQLFMDNDIFFYNFRWKDYGTVSETMVLDMVKVMAFALSEGKVAVHCHAGLGRTGVLIACYLVYSLRCKPNDAIRYIRIKRPCAIQTRSQIACVQQFAQFILPLFVVFTNVITKGTPFTLNHHLSRQKRILHGLEARQLKFIPKILYVICERLLHLSNCNMLSPMLQQICYDIDSPVSFSNYFLSATSSDDSHWRPSSSLTVMDMDCSSGEASIASPDGSQELKNLGDSSKRPAGPPSRGAAYYLDTCDSRCDQSSGDYASTPDLQNRLPPDGRSTGSLSAERRMYQDDYLDDDYNEYGEDDFETSDESIDSMLMEGHPGMYLANNTCYQELNNHMELSSNDGSSTNDGDTILMEDRLTPTDVVKALLGDHLLQGNDFQNKLKQFQKELNNRSSAWERLKREKDIMFLTGLMWSWIEHLKEPILSKHDLTYIVIRAEKPVDALVRLDKGTRYTTEYLIRFIARLVPNSSNIVDDLLRRLIASLTHQCLGIKGTLSPVGAKWPKMREGTTRHLIMFIQGLYDVVTGVQSKSGTSVPKIDNHSAGARSSSNMNSNKFSRVAGRAYLGLNLMVKAIGKPTSY from the exons ATGGCATCTGAGTTAGAAGCAGCCTTGCCTCCTATTACTGCAGTGGGTCGGCAACCAGTCAATTATGGACATCCACCATCAGCAAG ATATGGAAAACTGTCTGAAAAAATTCGTCGAACTGCACCAGGAGAGTTTCAGTGCTCTGTGTTTTGTGGAGGTAAGAAATGCAAATATGACACTGCCAGCTGGCATAAGGAAGACATGGCTATCAACGGGATTTATTCACATTG GATTACAAACGACATTTTGGCCATGGCGAGACCGAATACTGAAGCTATTGAAAAGTACAACATAATTCAACAATTCAAAGA caAAGGAATTTCTTCAATTATTAACCTTCAGATGCCTGGTGAACATTCTTCCTGCGGAACTGCTCTTGATCCATCGGGTTTTTCCTATAATCCACAATTGTTCATGGACAATGACA ttttcttCTATAACTTCAGATG gAAGGATTACGGTACTGTTTCAGAAACAATGGTGCTTGATATGGTTAAAGTTATGGCTTTCGCACTTAGCGAAGGAAAG GTAGCTGTACATTGTCATGCGGGACTTGGAAGGACTGGTGTTCTAATAGCTTGTTATTTAGTTTACTCATTAAGGTGCAAGCCAAATGATGCCATTAGATATATAAGAATCAAAAG gcCCTGTGCTATTCAAACGAGAAGCCAAATCGCTTGTGTTCAGCAGTTTGCTCAATTTATTTTGCCCCTTTTCGTAGTGTTTACAAATGT aattacCAAAGGTACGCCATTTACTCTGAATCACCATTTGTCGAGGCAGAAACGAATTTTACATGGACTAGAAGCCCGCCAGTTGAAATTCATACCCAAA atatTGTACGTGATATGTGAACGTTTATTGCATCTATCGAACTGTAATATGCTTTCACCCATGCTCCAACAAATATGCTACGATATAGACAGCCCTGTGAGTTTCAGTAATTATTTTCTCTCCGCGACGTCAAGTGATGATAGTCACTGGCGTCCATCTTCCAGTCTTACAGTGATGGACATGGACTGCTCATCAGGAGAAGCTTCCATTGCTTCTCCTGATGGCAGTCAAGAGCTGAAAAATTTAGGAGATTCATCCAAAAGGCCTGCAGGTCCCCCAAGTCGAGGAGCAGCGTACTATCTGGACACTTGTGATTCAAGATGCGATCAAAGTTCAGGAGACTATGCTTCTACACCAGATTTGCAAAACCGGCTTCCTCCTGATGGCCGCAGCACAGGAAGTCTCTCAGCAGAAAGACGGATGTATCAGGATGACTATCTAGATGATGACTACAATGAATACGGGGAAGATGACTTTGAAACGAGTGATGAAAGTATTGATTCGATGCTGATGGAAGGACATCCTGGCATGTACCTAGCAAATAACACGTGCTATCAAGAGCTAAATAATCACATGGAGCTGAGCTCCAATGACGGATCAAGTACTAATGATGGTGATACGATATTGATGGAGGATCGATTAACACCAACAGATGTAGTGAAAGCATTATTAGGAGATCACCTTCTACAAGGAAAcgattttcaaaataagttaaaacaattTCAA AAAGAACTCAATAATCGTTCATCTGCTTGGGAACGCCTGAAAAGAGAAAAAGACATCATGTTTCTAACTGGACTTATGTGGAGCTGGATAGAACATTTAAAG GAGCCAATTTTATCCAAGCATGATTTGACATATATAGTCATAAGAGCAGAAAAGCCAGTTGATGCTCTCGTGAGGCTAGACAAG gGAACACGATATACTACTGAGTATTTAATTCGTTTCATTGCCCGCCTGGTGCCAAATTCAAGCAACATTGTTGATGATCTTTTGCGGCGACTCATTGCTTCCCTCACTCATCAATGTCTCGGAATCAAAGGGACTCTGAGTCCTGTTGGAGCAAAATGGCCCAAGATGCGTGAAGGGACAACGAGGCACTTAATTATGTTCATTCAAGGACTTTACGATGTCGTAACGGGAGTGCAAAGCAAATCAGGCACCTCTGTCCCTAAAATTGACAACCATTCAGCTGGTGCAAGATCAAGCAGCAATATGAACAGCAACAAATTTAGCAGAGTTGCTGGAAGAGCATATTTAGGCTTGAATCTCATGGTGAAAGCTATAGGTAAACCAACATCCTATTGA